The nucleotide sequence GCCCTAGATTGCTGCCGCTTTTGCGATGACGCATAACGATGATTCCTTAGCGAAGGGACGACCGGATTTCCGTGATTCCGATGCGTTTAGGCTTTCTCGAGTTCGGCCGGCGGCCAGTTCTCGACCGTCATACCCAGCTTCAGACCATGCTCGGCCAGCACTTCGCTGATTTCGGTCAGCGACTTCTTGCCCAGGTTCGGCGTGCGCATCAGCTCGGTTTCGGTACGCTGGACCAGATCGCCCACATAGTGGATGTCTTCCGCCTTCAGGCAGTTGGTCGAGCGAACCGTCAACTCCAGATCCTCGATCGGCTTGAGCAGCGTCGGATCGATGGCACTGGAATCGCCCTGGCGCGAGGCCTCCTCGCGGGCTTCCAGATCCACGAACACCGACAACTGATCGTAGAGCGTGGCAGCCGCCGTGCGTACGGCATCCTGCGGCTCCACGCTGCCGTTGGTCTCGATATCGAGAATCAACTTGTCGAGGTCGGTGCGCTGCTCGACGCGCGCACGGTCGACCGAATAACTGACCCGGCGGATCGGCGAGAACGAGGCGTCGAGACGCAGACCGCCAATCTCACTGGCCCCCGTGTCCTCTTCGCCCGGTTCCGCCTTGCTTTGCGCGGCGTGATAACCGCGGCCCTTGCGCACCTTCATGTTCATGCGCAACTCACCGCTGGTCAGATGCGCGATTACGAGGTCGGGGTTGACGATCTCGACATCGTGATCCGTGACGATATCGCCCGCGGTCACCGCGCCCTCACCCGACTTGTGCAGGTGCAACTCGGCCTCGTCACGCTCGTGCATGCGCACGGCGACATTCTTCAGGTTCAGCAGGACGTCGATGACGTCTTCCTGCATGCCGTCGACGGTGGTGTACTCGTGCAGCACGCCGTCGATGCTAACCTCGGTGATGGCAGCGCCCGGGATCGACGACAGCAGAATGCGACGAATGGCGTTGCCCAGGGTATGCCCGTAACCACGCTCGAGCGGCTCGAGCGAGATCTTGGCACGCCGATCACTCACACGCTCCACCTCGACCAGGCGCGGCTTCAGCAAATCGTTGGACTGCATATGCAAATACCTCTGGCTGCGAATGCAGCGCGGCCTTGATTACTTGGAGTAGAGTTCGACGACCAGATTCTCGTTGATGTCAGGCAATACCTGATCACGATCCGGCACCGACTTGTACGTCCCCTTCAGGCCCTTCTCATCGACTTCCACCCAGTCCGCGAGTCCGATTTGCGAAGCAACCTGAACCGCCTCGATGATCCGGTTCTGCTGCTTGGCCTTGTTGCGGATGGCGATCACATCGCCTTCCCGGACCTGGTACGACGGGATATTGACCGGATAATCATTGACCGCGACGGCCTTATGATTCACCAGTTGACGCGCTTCGGCGCGCGTCGCCGCAAAACCCATCCGATAGACGACGTTGTCCAGACGCGACTCCAGCAGCTGCAGAAGCAGCACGCCGGTGGCGCCCTTCTGGCTCGCCGCCTTCTTGTAGTAATTGCGGAACTGTTTCTCAAGCACGCCGTACATATGCCGCAGTTTCTGCTTCTCGCGCAGCTGCAGCGCATAGTCGGACAGCCGCTGACGACGCGCGGCGCCCTGGGCGCCGGGCAACGTATCGATCTTGCACTTGCCTTCAAGCGAACGGCCGCGGCCCTTCAGCAACAGATCGGTGCCGGCGCGACGCGAAAGCTTACACTTGGGACCGGTGTATTTCGCCATGATTAATTACCTATGTCGCGAAGCGCGCTAGACGCGGCGCTTCTTGGGCGGACGACAGCCGTTGTGCGGAATCGGGGTCACGTCGATGATGCTCGTCACCTTGAAGCCGGACGCATTCAGTGAGCGCACCGCGGCTTCACGCCCCGGACCCGGGCCCTTCACGCGAACCTCGAGATTCTTGACGCCGTACTGTGACGCGCCCTCGCCGGCACGCTCGGCCGCAACCTGTGCAGCGAACGGCGTGCTCTTGCGTGAGCCTTTGAATCCGCAGGTGCCCGAAGTGCACCACGACAAGACGTTGCCCTGCCGATCGGAAATCGTGATGATGGTATTGTTGAACGTGGCATACACGAACGCGATACCATCGGTAACGTTCCGACGCGCGCGCACCTTGCGGCTACGGCTGTTCGAGGTGGATGCTGTCGCCATAATGTCTATCTACCTGTGATCTCGCGCGAAAAGGCGCTTATCGACGAATCGGACGACGCGGGCCCTTGCGAGTCCGCGAATTGGTCTTCGTGCGCTGACCGCGCACCGGCAGCCCGCGGCGGTGACGCATGCCGCGGTAGCAGCCGAGGTCCATCAGCCGCTTGATGTTCATCGACACCTCGCGACGAAGGTCACCTTCGATCGTGTACTGCTGCACCTGCGCACGCAGCGCCTCGACTTCGCCTTCCGTGAGATCCTTGATCTTGGTGTCGGTGGCTACACCGGCCTCCTTGCAGATCTCACGAGCGCGGGTATGACCCACGCCGTAAAGCGACGTCAGCGCAATGGCTGCATGCTTGTTGATCGGGAGATTGACTCCAGCGATTCGCGCCATTTGATTGAACTCCCAGCTCGCGGGTGCGGACGTGTTCGCTTCAAAAAGCGCGAACGACGCCGGAAAAGCCCGCCATCATATCCTTAAAAACTGACTTTGACAATACCGCCGAAGCGAATCAGCCCTGGCGCTGCTTATGCCGGGGGTCCGTCGAGCAAATCACCATCACCGCGCCATTGCGGCGAATGACTTTGCAGTTGCGGCAAATTTTCTTGACCGATGCTCTAACTTTCATCTCGTCCCTCTACACGTGACTCACGTCACCATGACCGCCGAACAGCGGGCGCGACACACTGCTATCGCAGCATGCCGGCCCGGCCGCCCGCCTTTAGATTGTTCTTGCGCATCAGGCCCTCGTACTGATGGGACATCAGATGAGCCTGCAACTGCGCCATGAAATCCATGACCACCACAACAATGATCAGAAGCGACGTGCCGCCGAAATAGAACGGCACGTTGTACTTGAGGATCAGCAGCTCCGGCAACAGACAGACCAGCGTGACATAGACCGCACCGGCGACCGTGAGCCGCGTCAGCACCGTATCGATGTAGTTGGCCGTCTGAATACCGGGCCGAACCCCCGGAATGAATGCACCGGACTTCTTCAGGTTATCTGCTGTCTCGCGCGAGTCGAACACCAACGCGGTATAGAAGAAACAGAAGAAGATGATCATCCCGGAATAGAACAGCACATACAGCGGCTGCCCCGGCGCGATCGCATTCGACACCCAGTTCGCGACACTCCCGCCCTGACCGAGAAAGCGGATGATCGTTGCCGGAAACAGGATGATGCTGGAGGCAAAAATCGGCGGGATGACACCGGCCATATTCAGCTTCAACGGCAGATGCTGTGTCTGGGCGGAATACATCCGCCGACCGCTCTGGCGCTGCGCATGATGCACCGGTATCCGCCGTTGTGCACGCTCGACGAACACCACGAACGCGAGCACCGCGAGCGCACCGACGAACAACGCGACGACGAAGAAAAAACTGAGCTCGCCGGTCCGCACCAGATCCAGTGTGCCGCCGATGGCCGACGGCAGTCCGGCCACGATCGCCGAAAAGATCAACATCGAGATGCCGTTGCCGATGCCGCGCTCGGTCACCTGCTCACCGAGCCACATCAGGAACAGCGCGCCGGTCGTGAGTGTGATCGCCGTGGTGAAGATGAAACTGAATTCACTCACCCCGTTCAGGGCGATGCCCTGGTTCCACAGCGCCACACCGGTGCCGACCGAC is from Salinisphaera sp. LB1 and encodes:
- the rpoA gene encoding DNA-directed RNA polymerase subunit alpha yields the protein MQSNDLLKPRLVEVERVSDRRAKISLEPLERGYGHTLGNAIRRILLSSIPGAAITEVSIDGVLHEYTTVDGMQEDVIDVLLNLKNVAVRMHERDEAELHLHKSGEGAVTAGDIVTDHDVEIVNPDLVIAHLTSGELRMNMKVRKGRGYHAAQSKAEPGEEDTGASEIGGLRLDASFSPIRRVSYSVDRARVEQRTDLDKLILDIETNGSVEPQDAVRTAAATLYDQLSVFVDLEAREEASRQGDSSAIDPTLLKPIEDLELTVRSTNCLKAEDIHYVGDLVQRTETELMRTPNLGKKSLTEISEVLAEHGLKLGMTVENWPPAELEKA
- the rpsD gene encoding 30S ribosomal protein S4, giving the protein MAKYTGPKCKLSRRAGTDLLLKGRGRSLEGKCKIDTLPGAQGAARRQRLSDYALQLREKQKLRHMYGVLEKQFRNYYKKAASQKGATGVLLLQLLESRLDNVVYRMGFAATRAEARQLVNHKAVAVNDYPVNIPSYQVREGDVIAIRNKAKQQNRIIEAVQVASQIGLADWVEVDEKGLKGTYKSVPDRDQVLPDINENLVVELYSK
- the rpsK gene encoding 30S ribosomal protein S11, with protein sequence MATASTSNSRSRKVRARRNVTDGIAFVYATFNNTIITISDRQGNVLSWCTSGTCGFKGSRKSTPFAAQVAAERAGEGASQYGVKNLEVRVKGPGPGREAAVRSLNASGFKVTSIIDVTPIPHNGCRPPKKRRV
- the rpsM gene encoding 30S ribosomal protein S13, with translation MARIAGVNLPINKHAAIALTSLYGVGHTRAREICKEAGVATDTKIKDLTEGEVEALRAQVQQYTIEGDLRREVSMNIKRLMDLGCYRGMRHRRGLPVRGQRTKTNSRTRKGPRRPIRR
- the rpmJ gene encoding 50S ribosomal protein L36, which gives rise to MKVRASVKKICRNCKVIRRNGAVMVICSTDPRHKQRQG
- the secY gene encoding preprotein translocase subunit SecY, with translation MAKRPNNAGGGMMPNAGNLTEIRQRLLFLLGALVVFRIGSFIPVPGIDPAELARLFQQQSGTILDVGVMFTGGALKRLSIFALGVMPYISASIIFQLLTATVPSLKELKKEGESGRRKITQYTRYGTVVLASFQSVGTGVALWNQGIALNGVSEFSFIFTTAITLTTGALFLMWLGEQVTERGIGNGISMLIFSAIVAGLPSAIGGTLDLVRTGELSFFFVVALFVGALAVLAFVVFVERAQRRIPVHHAQRQSGRRMYSAQTQHLPLKLNMAGVIPPIFASSIILFPATIIRFLGQGGSVANWVSNAIAPGQPLYVLFYSGMIIFFCFFYTALVFDSRETADNLKKSGAFIPGVRPGIQTANYIDTVLTRLTVAGAVYVTLVCLLPELLILKYNVPFYFGGTSLLIIVVVVMDFMAQLQAHLMSHQYEGLMRKNNLKAGGRAGMLR